In Thiospirochaeta perfilievii, a single window of DNA contains:
- a CDS encoding TraB/GumN family protein, which translates to MNNTVLVKKEGDTVTRVTIGDKEICLIGTAHVSPDSVKEVQDIISNEKPDHVCVEIDAGRYKSMNQPQSWKDMNIVKIIKEQKSFLLIANLMLSSFQKRMGSSVGMKPGEDMKAAIDSAEGEGINFSFIDREIQVTLKRAWAKSNFWDKNKVLAVLLSSAFSSEEASAQDIEELKDRNELEGMMDELAKELPKVKEVLIDERDQYLAVSTFKRPEKKIVSVVGAGHVPGMIKWFESLESGEKDGDLKEISSIPPKSLLSKSLPFVIPGVVITLIALGFIFNGADVGFDMIKRWFLTNGVLSGLGAIIALGHPLTILAAFISAPITSLNPLIGVGIVTGVVETALRKPRVEDFETLTESVSHFKSWYKNRVLRILLVVALSTIGSVAGTWIGGAFLATFLG; encoded by the coding sequence ATGAATAATACGGTTTTAGTGAAAAAAGAGGGAGATACGGTTACCCGGGTTACAATTGGTGATAAAGAGATCTGCCTTATAGGTACAGCCCATGTCTCTCCTGATAGTGTTAAGGAAGTTCAAGATATTATTTCCAATGAAAAGCCAGACCATGTATGTGTTGAAATTGATGCTGGTCGTTATAAATCTATGAATCAACCCCAATCCTGGAAGGATATGAATATTGTAAAAATAATTAAAGAGCAAAAAAGTTTCCTTCTAATTGCCAACTTAATGTTATCTTCTTTTCAAAAACGTATGGGATCGTCTGTTGGGATGAAACCAGGGGAGGATATGAAGGCCGCTATTGATAGTGCCGAAGGGGAAGGAATAAACTTCTCTTTTATTGATAGAGAGATACAAGTAACCCTTAAACGTGCATGGGCAAAGAGTAATTTTTGGGATAAAAATAAGGTTTTAGCTGTGCTTTTATCCTCTGCCTTCTCCTCAGAAGAGGCTAGTGCCCAGGATATTGAAGAGCTTAAAGATAGAAATGAGCTTGAAGGAATGATGGATGAACTTGCAAAAGAGCTTCCAAAGGTTAAAGAAGTTCTTATTGATGAAAGAGATCAATATTTAGCAGTATCAACTTTTAAAAGACCGGAGAAGAAAATAGTTTCCGTTGTAGGTGCTGGCCATGTTCCCGGGATGATAAAGTGGTTTGAAAGCCTAGAGAGTGGAGAAAAGGATGGAGATTTAAAAGAGATCTCATCTATACCTCCAAAATCTTTACTCTCTAAATCCCTTCCCTTTGTAATCCCAGGGGTAGTTATAACATTAATAGCTTTAGGTTTTATCTTTAACGGAGCTGATGTCGGTTTTGATATGATAAAGAGATGGTTTTTAACTAATGGAGTCTTATCTGGTCTAGGGGCTATAATAGCTTTAGGACATCCGTTAACTATCTTAGCAGCTTTTATTTCTGCTCCTATTACATCCCTTAATCCTCTAATTGGAGTTGGAATTGTTACCGGTGTAGTTGAAACAGCCTTAAGAAAGCCGAGGGTTGAAGATTTTGAAACTTTAACCGAGAGTGTTTCCCACTTTAAATCCTGGTATAAAAACAGGGTATTAAGGATTTTATTAGTTGTTGCACTATCCACTATTGGTAGTGTTGCTGGTACATGGATCGGTGGAGCATTTTTAGCAACTTTCCTAGGTTAA
- a CDS encoding ABC transporter ATP-binding protein: protein MIEIKDLEKNYGSTKAVKGINLSINSGEILGLLGPNGAGKSSTLRILTGYLKPSSGTIFVKGLDVRESELEIKKLIGYLPESAPLYSEMLVYDYLIYIANLRGLDSENIEPRLKELADLCGIRSVMHKSINSLSKGYKQRVGLAQAMMDDPEILVLDEPTTGLDPNQIVEIRNIIREIGKTKTVIFSTHILSEAEATCDRIVIINSGVVAADGTPAQLKQMMEGDSKVELTLKNSNIEDLERLLSQIPQIESYKIMENNNNLDVSIFAKEDLRETLYLKIKDTNWILLSLSLEVKSLENIFRKLTREQIDE, encoded by the coding sequence ATGATTGAAATTAAAGATCTTGAGAAAAATTATGGTTCAACAAAGGCTGTAAAAGGTATTAACCTATCAATTAATTCAGGTGAAATCCTCGGACTTCTTGGACCAAATGGTGCTGGTAAAAGTTCTACACTAAGGATTTTAACAGGATATTTAAAACCTAGTTCAGGAACTATTTTTGTAAAAGGTTTAGATGTAAGGGAGAGCGAACTAGAGATTAAAAAATTAATAGGCTACTTACCAGAGTCTGCCCCCTTATACTCTGAAATGCTTGTTTATGACTATCTAATTTACATTGCAAACCTAAGGGGTTTAGATAGTGAAAACATAGAGCCTAGACTAAAGGAGTTAGCAGATCTATGTGGAATTAGAAGTGTTATGCATAAGAGTATAAACTCATTATCAAAGGGTTATAAGCAGAGGGTAGGCCTAGCTCAAGCGATGATGGATGACCCTGAAATTCTTGTTCTAGACGAGCCAACAACTGGTTTAGACCCTAACCAGATAGTTGAGATTAGAAATATAATCAGAGAAATTGGAAAAACCAAAACAGTAATCTTTTCAACCCATATACTTAGTGAGGCAGAGGCAACATGCGACCGTATAGTAATTATAAATAGTGGAGTTGTTGCCGCAGATGGAACCCCTGCCCAGTTAAAACAGATGATGGAGGGGGACTCTAAGGTTGAACTAACCCTAAAGAATTCTAACATTGAGGATTTAGAGAGACTCCTAAGTCAAATTCCTCAAATTGAATCCTATAAAATCATGGAGAATAACAACAATTTAGATGTATCTATATTTGCAAAAGAGGACTTAAGAGAGACTCTATACCTGAAGATAAAGGATACGAACTGGATTCTTTTATCCCTTTCTCTTGAAGTAAAATCTTTAGAAAACATATTTAGAAAACTAACTAGGGAGCAGATCGATGAGTAG
- a CDS encoding Gldg family protein: MNKLRYILYVVAIILLNIVATTLFFRIDLTENRSYSLSDASKELVKNLEEPLTIKVFLSQNLPVPYNTLERDIRDILMEYKLKANKHFNYTIDLIDKENRGNISPETYNIYPVNIQNIEQDEVKVVSAYIGIAFIHGDLVDTIPAIQYNQNLELLLTNKIRTLTEKSTSLLGLEDNIKIKLYISPILYRLTDELAKYKDLVKELVSEMNSEYFNRLDYEFIEADENDITSTKDNYSVTTLNLEDENGEVTRAISSIIIKNGKESEVLDLINQDIFGRTVISNGDEIRDNIKSSVNKMIGSSTKIGYLVSNGTIPMNQNQMMSFTGQQEPTINNLSSIITQDYSMAAVDLSKGVINSDIKTLIIARPTTKFSNRELFLLDQFLLKGNSILLAMDQLTMDMEKSNPNYGIEAYKEVDHGLLDLLKNYGIEVHNNMVMDQKSFKQVQRDASGSIIESQIYFAPLIQKENMNRDLPIIDGVNELITFRMAQLSAVAPEKQGIETIFTTTNNGWLVDKESLSLNPSRIVPGSEKDKYSIALLKDGHFTSFFKDKPVPPKQTQEESEDQDVNEIVGIEGKESVIPQSNSGKLVVLSSSDMVTDSILSKNYNSNIVFTQNILDYLSGREDYIEMRSKGVLNRPMVETTILKRNFIKYFNIVGLPILVAVAGLISYLLWLQKKKRIYHLFMEDNNEK, from the coding sequence ATGAATAAATTAAGATATATACTATATGTAGTAGCAATTATACTATTAAACATTGTTGCAACTACGCTCTTTTTTAGAATAGATTTAACAGAAAACAGGTCCTACTCACTATCAGATGCGAGTAAGGAGTTAGTAAAAAATCTAGAAGAGCCACTAACTATTAAGGTCTTTTTATCCCAAAACTTACCTGTACCATATAACACTTTAGAGCGGGATATTAGAGACATATTAATGGAGTACAAGTTAAAAGCAAATAAGCATTTTAATTATACTATAGACCTGATAGATAAGGAAAACAGAGGAAATATATCCCCAGAAACCTACAATATCTACCCTGTAAATATTCAAAATATAGAACAGGATGAGGTAAAAGTTGTTTCAGCTTATATTGGTATAGCATTTATTCATGGGGATCTTGTAGATACTATCCCAGCTATTCAATACAACCAAAATCTAGAACTGTTATTAACAAATAAGATTAGAACATTAACAGAAAAGTCCACATCTCTTCTCGGGTTAGAGGATAATATTAAAATTAAATTATATATTTCTCCTATTTTATATAGACTTACAGATGAATTAGCTAAATATAAGGATCTAGTTAAAGAGTTAGTATCAGAAATGAACAGCGAGTATTTTAATAGACTAGATTATGAATTTATAGAGGCAGATGAAAATGATATTACCTCTACCAAAGATAATTACAGTGTCACAACCCTTAACTTAGAGGATGAAAATGGAGAAGTAACTAGAGCCATTTCCTCAATTATTATAAAAAATGGTAAAGAGTCTGAAGTTTTAGACCTAATAAATCAGGATATTTTTGGTAGAACTGTAATTTCCAATGGTGATGAAATTAGAGATAACATAAAAAGCAGTGTAAATAAGATGATTGGTAGTAGTACAAAGATTGGTTACCTTGTAAGTAACGGAACAATCCCTATGAACCAAAATCAGATGATGAGCTTTACAGGGCAGCAGGAGCCAACAATCAACAACCTAAGTTCTATAATAACCCAGGACTACTCTATGGCTGCAGTGGATTTAAGTAAGGGAGTTATAAATAGTGATATAAAAACCCTAATTATAGCTAGACCTACAACAAAATTCTCTAATAGAGAACTGTTTCTTTTAGATCAGTTCCTACTTAAGGGTAACTCTATATTATTGGCTATGGATCAACTTACAATGGATATGGAAAAGAGTAACCCTAACTATGGTATTGAAGCTTATAAAGAAGTTGATCATGGGTTGTTAGACCTCCTTAAAAACTACGGTATAGAGGTTCATAACAATATGGTAATGGATCAAAAATCCTTTAAACAGGTTCAAAGGGATGCTAGTGGCAGCATAATTGAATCACAAATATATTTTGCGCCTTTAATCCAGAAAGAGAATATGAATAGGGACCTACCAATCATAGATGGAGTTAATGAGTTAATAACCTTTAGAATGGCACAATTATCAGCTGTGGCACCAGAAAAACAGGGAATTGAAACTATTTTTACAACAACAAATAATGGATGGTTAGTTGATAAAGAGAGTTTATCCCTAAATCCTTCAAGGATAGTTCCAGGGTCAGAAAAGGATAAATACAGTATAGCACTATTAAAAGATGGACATTTTACAAGTTTTTTCAAGGACAAACCAGTTCCTCCAAAGCAGACCCAAGAAGAAAGTGAAGACCAAGATGTAAATGAGATAGTTGGGATTGAAGGAAAAGAGAGTGTTATCCCCCAATCTAATAGTGGAAAGTTAGTTGTTTTAAGCTCCTCTGACATGGTTACAGACTCTATTTTAAGTAAAAACTACAACTCTAACATTGTATTTACCCAAAACATTTTAGACTATCTCTCAGGAAGAGAGGATTATATTGAAATGAGGAGTAAAGGTGTTTTAAATAGACCTATGGTAGAGACAACAATACTTAAAAGAAACTTTATAAAGTACTTTAATATTGTGGGACTTCCTATATTAGTAGCAGTTGCCGGATTAATTTCCTACCTGTTATGGTTACAAAAGAAGAAGAGAATTTACCACTTATTTATGGAGGATAACAATGAAAAATAG
- a CDS encoding ABC transporter permease subunit: MSRKSVLSIAKKEFKSFFVTPVGYIVIGLYLVVSGWFLFSTIFLSKSVTLRDFFSLMPMILSFIIPALTMKSFSEEYKTGSYEMLGTQPITTMDITIGKVLATWAFVIVMLLPTLSYPLFLSTLGDLDNGVVLSGYIGAFLLSGSFTAIGTLASTLTKNQIIAFLIGAVICFVLTIIEGMVILLPKTVAGFIQYLSVGYHFKNISKGIIDSRDLIYFSSLIFLSILATGRRVNK; encoded by the coding sequence ATGAGTAGAAAATCAGTTTTAAGCATAGCCAAAAAAGAGTTTAAATCTTTTTTTGTAACCCCTGTAGGATATATAGTTATAGGTTTGTACCTTGTAGTCTCTGGATGGTTTTTATTCTCTACTATATTTTTATCAAAATCAGTCACTTTAAGGGACTTCTTCTCCTTAATGCCTATGATTCTATCATTTATAATTCCAGCATTAACTATGAAGAGTTTCTCCGAGGAGTATAAAACAGGCTCCTATGAGATGTTAGGGACTCAACCTATTACAACTATGGATATAACAATTGGGAAAGTTTTAGCAACCTGGGCTTTTGTTATTGTTATGTTATTACCAACCCTATCCTACCCACTATTTTTATCAACACTTGGAGATTTAGATAACGGTGTGGTTCTAAGTGGATATATTGGAGCTTTTTTATTATCAGGGAGTTTTACAGCTATTGGAACCCTCGCTTCCACTCTAACAAAAAATCAGATAATAGCCTTCTTAATAGGAGCTGTTATCTGTTTTGTTTTAACAATAATAGAGGGGATGGTAATCCTACTACCAAAAACAGTAGCAGGGTTTATACAGTACCTATCTGTTGGTTACCACTTTAAAAATATATCCAAGGGAATAATAGATTCAAGGGATTTAATATACTTTTCTTCCCTAATCTTTCTATCTATTTTAGCCACAGGACGGAGGGTTAATAAGTAA
- a CDS encoding tetratricopeptide repeat protein, translated as MIFFLSCSTVEIKEKDEFSNTDLSLDEKIDSLVSEFIDTPEILVSKIIDLLDEDNFTYNNLLARLYISLGRYNEAKDMVVSIPNLNSNIEDLKLYIIIQQFLKEDYRHSLETLIRLDPSNIFAINTKSYDLIRNNRVDEAKTFLERAYKIDPQNSQTLILLGDVTLLEVENLGLSTKRVLSGVEERKVNNLYKKSLEYYLRVKDSQDPTYYVRLSNIYKKLGDKLNSIKSLSRAIDLDPLDVWNYYDRGKLYFYASSNKKALEDFNMAYKIDPNHFFTNVFLGRIHFIEGNLEVSLKYYNNVIKINPEYTPAYRDLSVLSYIHGDKQSGLNYIISLYNSKTDKDPLLPLYLVTSLFEVGRDDDAKKILVNLVKYEKKGTMKELYSYFLDPTHVGDSVLTDALNIKDHYQRIRLTYYVALALEREGVISLYKTLLKEVAEANLSFESKLAEYRLGENNE; from the coding sequence ATGATTTTTTTTTTAAGTTGTAGCACTGTAGAGATAAAAGAAAAAGATGAATTTTCTAATACTGATTTAAGTTTAGATGAAAAAATAGACAGTTTAGTTTCCGAGTTCATAGATACTCCCGAAATCTTAGTAAGTAAAATTATAGATCTATTGGATGAAGATAATTTTACCTACAACAATCTACTTGCAAGGTTATACATCTCATTAGGCAGATATAATGAAGCTAAAGATATGGTTGTATCTATACCTAACTTAAATTCAAATATTGAAGATTTAAAACTATATATTATAATACAGCAGTTTTTAAAAGAGGATTATAGACACTCCTTAGAAACTCTTATAAGGTTAGATCCATCAAATATATTTGCTATTAATACAAAATCCTACGATCTTATACGTAATAATAGGGTAGATGAAGCAAAAACATTTTTAGAAAGAGCTTATAAAATTGATCCACAAAATAGTCAAACACTAATACTCCTTGGAGATGTAACACTTTTGGAAGTTGAAAACCTTGGTTTATCAACTAAGAGAGTTTTAAGTGGTGTCGAGGAGAGAAAGGTTAATAACCTATATAAAAAGAGCCTGGAGTACTACCTAAGGGTTAAAGATAGTCAGGATCCAACCTACTATGTAAGGCTAAGTAATATATATAAAAAACTAGGGGATAAACTTAACTCTATAAAGTCTCTATCTAGGGCTATTGATTTAGACCCTTTAGATGTTTGGAATTATTATGATAGGGGAAAGTTATATTTTTACGCATCATCTAATAAAAAAGCTTTAGAAGATTTTAATATGGCATATAAAATTGACCCAAATCATTTTTTTACAAATGTTTTTTTAGGAAGAATTCACTTTATTGAGGGGAATTTGGAAGTCTCATTAAAATATTATAATAATGTGATAAAGATAAATCCAGAATATACACCTGCATATAGAGACTTAAGTGTTTTAAGTTATATCCATGGGGATAAACAAAGTGGGTTAAACTACATTATATCCCTTTATAATAGTAAAACCGATAAAGACCCTTTACTTCCGCTATATTTAGTTACATCTTTATTTGAGGTAGGACGGGATGATGATGCCAAAAAAATATTAGTAAATCTTGTCAAATATGAAAAAAAAGGTACAATGAAAGAACTTTACAGCTACTTTTTGGATCCTACCCATGTAGGAGATAGTGTTTTAACCGATGCCCTGAATATCAAGGATCATTATCAAAGAATAAGGTTAACATATTATGTCGCATTAGCTCTAGAAAGGGAGGGGGTTATCTCCCTTTATAAGACCCTTTTAAAAGAAGTAGCAGAAGCAAATTTAAGCTTTGAATCAAAGTTAGCAGAGTATAGATTAGGAGAAAATAATGAATAA
- a CDS encoding iron-containing alcohol dehydrogenase, which produces MNNFTFYNPTKILFGKETISNLSSLVPSNKKVIIIYGGGSIKSNGVYEQVINNLKNHDVVEFAGIESNPTLQTCMKAVDVIKSNNVSFILAVGGGSVIDAVKFIAAAAVNNYDDPWQSIVIENNFNNAMEYGSVLTLPATGSEMNCSAVISNSELGEKMAFSNSSVYPKFSILDPSTTFSLPSSQVANGVVDAYVHVLEQYLTTDINTPVQDRWAEGLLLTLIDQGRYVIDNPNDYEGRANLMWAATSALNGYIGVGVDQDWSTHMIGHEITAAYGVDHARSLAIVLPGLLSIQRKQKEKKLLQYAKRVWGVTQGDKNVIIDEVITRTTLFFQSVGISSRFVDYDINPEEAAEKIGNIFIERGQLFGENRDISGELVKKILLNRQCLY; this is translated from the coding sequence ATGAATAATTTTACTTTTTACAATCCAACAAAGATCTTGTTTGGAAAAGAGACAATTTCGAATTTAAGTAGTTTAGTTCCTTCTAATAAAAAAGTTATAATAATTTATGGCGGAGGGTCTATAAAATCTAATGGAGTTTATGAGCAAGTAATTAATAACCTTAAAAATCATGATGTTGTTGAGTTTGCAGGTATAGAGAGTAATCCTACACTCCAAACATGTATGAAGGCTGTGGATGTTATTAAGTCTAATAATGTTAGCTTTATTCTTGCTGTAGGTGGTGGATCTGTTATAGACGCTGTTAAATTTATTGCAGCAGCAGCTGTAAATAATTATGATGACCCATGGCAAAGTATTGTTATAGAGAATAATTTTAATAACGCAATGGAGTATGGTTCAGTATTAACCCTACCTGCTACTGGTTCTGAAATGAACTGTAGTGCTGTTATATCTAATAGTGAGTTAGGTGAAAAAATGGCATTTTCCAACAGTTCTGTATATCCTAAATTCTCTATTTTAGATCCATCAACTACATTCTCACTTCCTTCATCCCAGGTTGCAAACGGTGTAGTCGATGCCTATGTTCATGTTTTAGAACAGTATCTAACCACTGATATAAATACCCCTGTTCAGGATAGATGGGCGGAGGGGCTATTATTAACATTAATAGATCAAGGTCGATATGTTATAGATAATCCTAATGACTATGAGGGTAGAGCCAACTTGATGTGGGCTGCAACCTCCGCTTTAAATGGATATATTGGAGTTGGAGTTGATCAGGATTGGAGTACACATATGATTGGGCATGAGATTACTGCAGCTTATGGTGTGGATCATGCTAGAAGCCTTGCAATAGTATTACCTGGACTACTAAGTATTCAACGTAAACAAAAAGAGAAAAAACTACTCCAATATGCAAAAAGGGTCTGGGGAGTTACCCAGGGGGATAAAAACGTAATAATTGACGAGGTTATTACAAGAACAACTCTTTTTTTTCAATCTGTTGGAATATCTAGTCGATTTGTGGATTACGATATTAACCCTGAAGAAGCGGCGGAAAAAATTGGTAATATCTTTATAGAGAGAGGTCAGCTATTTGGTGAAAATAGGGATATCTCTGGGGAGTTAGTTAAAAAAATACTACTTAATAGGCAGTGTTTATATTAA
- a CDS encoding AAA family ATPase, whose translation MQKIIYIAGFRQHAGKTFTSLGIISRLREVYSPNEIGYIKPVGQELFTLPDGRKIDKDAIIIKEYALPSLNLDTVSPVRLGRGVTKSYLESQDQELLTKEYCRSIDEAISKLKDKKIIIAEGTGHPGVGGIVNLSNSDVSIRLNSDIIYLAGGGIGKTLDMLEVDLNYFHSKGARVKGIIFNKLIPNKIDDMKKHITEEYITKRFSKDGSPIHILGWMPEVKGLNKPSMRLIKKSFQNAIIAGDSDETQWNRPVTGVTIISQSYKKVNPQENVKAGSVIILSSNSLRRLKKILVYTKSQAPQDRIAGFIFTCTKKQESFPKSLKLVTNYKVPAIYVREDTSTADEILYKCIKNTKLQSHETKKSDQIIKAFKENFDLEKFKNSFLG comes from the coding sequence ATGCAAAAAATAATCTATATAGCTGGTTTTAGACAACATGCAGGAAAGACATTTACAAGTCTAGGTATAATCTCAAGACTAAGAGAGGTCTACTCTCCTAATGAGATTGGATATATTAAACCTGTAGGCCAAGAACTTTTCACCCTTCCAGATGGAAGAAAAATTGACAAGGATGCCATTATAATAAAAGAGTATGCTTTGCCATCCCTTAATCTAGACACAGTCTCCCCTGTCCGGTTAGGACGGGGTGTTACAAAATCTTACCTTGAGTCCCAAGATCAGGAGCTTTTAACAAAGGAGTACTGTAGATCAATTGATGAAGCGATTTCCAAGCTAAAGGATAAAAAAATTATAATTGCTGAAGGTACAGGACATCCAGGAGTGGGAGGTATTGTAAACCTTTCTAATAGCGACGTAAGTATAAGATTAAACTCGGATATTATCTATTTAGCCGGAGGTGGTATAGGTAAAACCCTAGATATGTTAGAAGTTGATCTAAACTATTTTCACTCTAAGGGAGCTAGGGTTAAGGGTATAATATTTAACAAACTTATACCAAATAAAATTGATGATATGAAAAAACATATTACGGAAGAGTATATTACAAAAAGATTTAGTAAGGATGGGTCTCCAATACATATTTTAGGTTGGATGCCCGAGGTTAAAGGCTTAAATAAACCCTCTATGCGACTAATAAAAAAGAGTTTTCAGAATGCAATAATCGCAGGGGATTCAGATGAAACCCAATGGAATAGGCCTGTAACAGGGGTAACAATAATTTCCCAATCCTATAAAAAAGTAAACCCACAGGAGAATGTAAAAGCTGGAAGTGTTATTATCTTATCATCTAACTCCCTAAGGCGACTAAAAAAGATACTTGTTTATACAAAAAGCCAAGCTCCTCAGGATAGAATTGCAGGCTTTATATTTACATGTACCAAAAAGCAGGAGAGCTTTCCTAAGAGTTTAAAACTAGTAACCAACTACAAGGTTCCTGCAATCTATGTTAGGGAAGACACTTCAACAGCAGATGAGATTCTATATAAATGTATAAAAAATACAAAACTCCAGTCCCACGAGACAAAAAAGAGTGACCAAATTATAAAAGCGTTCAAAGAGAATTTTGATCTAGAGAAATTTAAGAACTCATTCTTAGGATAA